The following proteins are encoded in a genomic region of Corylus avellana chromosome ca4, CavTom2PMs-1.0:
- the LOC132179663 gene encoding scopoletin glucosyltransferase-like codes for MASEIDKLHVLFFPLMAQGHILPTLDMVRLFAARGVKTTIVTTPHNAPLFSKTIEKTQNSPSKITLEFIKFPAKEAGLPDGLENLDSVTNPELHRKFFFALSLLQQPLEDLIQELRPHALVADIFFPWATDTASKYGIPRLIFHGTSFLSMCAMESIKQHKPHKSVSSDTEPFVLPGLPDEIKLTRMQLADDLRLEVLNDFTRLLGRAGEAEKRSFGTLVNSFYELEPRYVDHYRKVIGRKAWHIGPLSLCNKNPEDKAQRGGNVNAPSIDENECLKWLASKKPNSVVYVCFGTVSNFPPSQLQEIALALEASGQQFIWVVRKGKNDDHGREENKEDWLPEGYEKRMEGKGLIIRGWAPQVLILDHEAVGGFVTHCGWNSALEGISAGLPMVTWPVFAEQFYNEKLITDVLKIGVGVGVRQWVRLVGDRIKREAIEKAVKEIMVAERAEEMRSRAKVLGEMARRAVEEGGSSYSDLGSLIEELKSYSSSSKQD; via the coding sequence ATGGCTTCTGAAATTGATAAGCTTCATGTCCTATTCTTCCCTCTAATGGCGCAAGGCCATATCTTACCAACCTTGGACATGGTGAGGCTCTTTGCAGCCAGAGGCGTCAAGACCACCATAGTCACCACCCCTCACAACGCCCCTCTCTTTTCCAAAACCATCGAGAAAACCCAAAACTCCCCCTCCAAAATCACCCTCGAATTCATCAAATTCCCTGCAAAAGAGGCCGGCCTCCCCGACGGCCTCGAGAATCTGGATTCAGTTACCAACCCAGAACTCCACCGCAAATTCTTTTTCGCCCTTTCCTTGCTCCAACAACCTCTTGAAGATCTCATACAGGAACTCCGCCCGCACGCGCTCGTCGCCGACATCTTCTTCCCCTGGGCTACGGATACAGCATCCAAGTACGGAATTCCGAGGCTGATCTTCCACGGAACTAGCTTCCTCTCCATGTGCGCTATGGAAAGcataaaacaacacaaacctcacaaatcTGTGTCATCCGACACCGAGCCGTTTGTCTTGCCTGGCCTGCCGGACGAAATCAAGTTGACAAGAATGCAACTGGCGGATGATCTTCGGCTAGAAGTGCTGAACGACTTTACAAGGTTGCTGGGTAGAGCTGGAGAAGCGGAAAAGCGAAGCTTTGGCACGCTTGTTAATAGCTTTTACGAGCTTGAACCGCGTTATGTTGATCATTACAGGAAGGTTATAGGAAGGAAGGCCTGGCATATAGGTCCGCTTTCTCTTTGCAATAAGAATCCTGAAGATAAAGCCCAGAGAGGAGGAAACGTTAACGCGCCCTCCATTGATGAGAATGAGTGCTTGAAATGGCTTGCTTCCAAGAAACCCAATTCGGTTGTCTATGTATGCTTTGGAACGGTCTCAAATTTCCCACCTTCTCAGTTGCAGGAGATTGCATTAGCCCTTGAGGCTTCTGGGCAGCAATTCATTTGGGTTGTGAGGAAGGGAAAGAATGATGATCATGGGCGAGAAGAAAACAAGGAAGATTGGTTGCCTGAAGGGTATGAGAAAAGAATGGAAGGTAAAGGACTGATAATAAGAGGGTGGGCACCCCAGGTTTTGATTCTTGATCACGAAGCAGTTGGAGGATTTGTGACTCACTGTGGCTGGAATTCAGCGCTTGAAGGAATCAGCGCTGGGCTGCCGATGGTGACATGGCCGGTTTTCGCTGAACAGTTCTACAACGAGAAGCTGATTACCGATGTTTTGAAGATTGGAGTTGGTGTTGGTGTTCGGCAATGGGTTAGGCTTGTGGGTGATCGCATCAAAAGGGAAGCCATAGAGAAGGCAGTGAAGGAGATCATGGTGGCGGAGAGAGCTGAGGAAATGAGAAGCAGAGCTAAGGTGCTTGGTGAAATGGCTAGGAGGGCTGTCGAAGAAGGAGGCTCATCGTACTCTGATTTGGGCTCTTTAATTGAAGAATTGAAGTCGTATTCCTCATCAAGCAAGCAAGATTAA
- the LOC132179085 gene encoding LOW QUALITY PROTEIN: scopoletin glucosyltransferase-like (The sequence of the model RefSeq protein was modified relative to this genomic sequence to represent the inferred CDS: inserted 2 bases in 2 codons) produces MDNGNRQLHIFFLPFMAQGHIIPTIDMAKLFASKQGIKATIITTPLNAPLFAKTIQRSQNLGVEIGVVVIKFPCTEAGLPEGCESFNVAISHGLVPDFFKATAMLEPQIQQLLQEDAPDCLVADMFFPWATDAATKFGIPRIVFQATGFFPVCALECLRLYEPYKNVSSDSEPFSIPNLPNEIKLTREQLSDDFKENVESTEFGKLFKGVRESEARSYGVVVNSFYELEQDYAXYRKVMGRKAWHIGPLSVWNKDTEDKAQRGKENSLDEHGYCLKWLDSKKPHSVVYVCFGSVAAFNDSQLMQIAMGLEASGQQFIWVVKKEKSYGEEEEEWLPEGFEKRMEGKGVIIRGWAPQVLILEHEAIGGFVTHCGWNSILEGVAAGVPMVTWPVSAEQFYNEKLVTEVLKIGTSVGVRRWVFVEGDNIKRDGIVKAVSRIMVGEEAEEMRXRAKVLGELANKAVEDGGSSCLDLNAVIEDLMAIGS; encoded by the exons ATGGATAACGGGAACCGTCAGCTACACATTTTCTTCTTACCCTTTATGGCTCAAGGCCACATAATCCCAACTATAGACATGGCCAAACTGTTTGCTTCGAAGCAAGGTATAAAAGCAACCATAATTACCACTCCTCTCAACGCGCCGCTCTTCGCCAAAACAATTCAAAGAAGCCAAAATCTGGGTGTCGAAATTGGAGTTGTTGTTATCAAATTCCCTTGTACGGAGGCTGGATTGCCTGAAGGATGTGAGAGCTTCAACGTGGCTATTTCGCATGGACTGGTACCGGATTTCTTCAAAGCAACCGCCATGCTTGAGCCACAGATTCAGCAGCTTTTACAAGAAGATGCTCCTGATTGCCTTGTCGCCGACATGTTCTTCCCGTGGGCTACAGACGCCGCTACTAAATTTGGTATTCCAAGGATTGTTTTCCAAGCGACCGGTTTCTTCCCCGTATGTGCTTTAGAGTGCCTCAGACTATACGAGCCTTACAAGAACGTGTCATCAGATTCAGAACCATTTTCCATTCCTAATTTGCCGAACGAGATCAAGTTGACAAGAGAGCAGCTGTCGGATGACTtcaaagaaaatgttgaaaGTACAGAATTTGGAAAGCTTTTTAAAGGAGTTAGAGAATCAGAGGCTAGGAGCTATGGTGTTGTTGTTAACAGCTTTTACGAGCTTGAACAGGACTATG ACTACAGGAAGGTTATGGGAAGGAAGGCGTGGCATATAGGCCCCCTTTCAGTGTGGAACAAAGATACTGAAGATAAAGCACAGAGAGGGAAGGAAAACTCTTTAGATGAACATGGGTACTGTTTAAAGTGGCTTGATTCGAAGAAACCTCATTCggttgtttatgtttgttttggaAGTGTTGCAGCCTTCAATGACTCTCAGCTGATGCAGATTGCAATGGGTCTTGAGGCTTCTGGACAGCAATTCATTTGGgttgtgaaaaaagaaaagagttatggagaagaagaagaagagtggcTGCCTGAAGGGTTTGAGAAGAGAATGGAAGGCAAGGGAGTAATCATAAGAGGTTGGGCGCCCCAAGTGTTGATTCTTGAGCATGAAGCAATTGGAGGGTTTGTGACTCATTGTGGGTGGAATTCCATATTGGAAGGGGTGGCTGCAGGAGTGCCCATGGTTACATGGCCGGTGTCTGCTGAGCAGTTTTACAATGAGAAGTTGGTAACTGAGGTGCTTAAAATTGGGACCAGTGTTGGTGTCCGACGATGGGTTTTTGTGGAAGGGGACAACATTAAAAGGGATGGAATAGTGAAGGCAGTGAGTCGGATAATGGTTGGGGAAGAAGCAGAGGAAATGA ACAGAGCAAAGGTGCTTGGGGAGCTGGCAAATAAGGCAGTTGAAGATGGCGGATCGTCTTGCTTGGATTTGAATGCTGTAATTGAAGATCTCATGGCGATTGGTTCTTGA
- the LOC132179594 gene encoding scopoletin glucosyltransferase-like, which yields MDSQRRQLHLFFLPYLAQGHMIPAIDMAKLFASKGLKISIVTTPLHASLLSKTIEKGKTLGFKLDVLIIEFPCVQVGLPNGFESYHMATSPDLRQKFLKATTILEHPLGELLQEHRPDCLVASVMFPWATVVARKFGIPRLIFHATSFFSICTSECLRLYEPHKNISSDSEPFIIPNFPNEIKLTRKQLPELFTQKVNDAGLMELYKQVIEAELTSYGAIFNSFYELEPAYADYYKRVLGRKAWHIGPVSLCNKENEDKARRGKEASIHGHECLKWLNSKEPNSVVYVCFGSMANFNDSQLMEIAMGLEASQQQFIWVVKREKNGGGKEEWLPEGFEKRVEGNGLIIRGWAPQVLILDHEAVGGFVTHCGWNSTLEGVAAGVPMVTWPVSAEQFYNEKLVTQVLRIGVGVGAQQWVRFLGDSIRREAIEKGLLRIMVGEEAEEMRSRARELGKMGNRAIEEGGSSYSDLNALIDNLRSHSFAVEE from the coding sequence ATGGATAGTCAAAGGCGCCAGCTTCACCTGTTTTTCTTGCCGTACTTGGCCCAAGGCCACATGATCCCCGCCATAGACATGGCGAAGCTATTTGCTTCGAAAGGTTTGAAAATAAGCATAGTCACCACTCCTCTCCATGCCTCCCTACTCTCCAAAACAATCGAAAAGGGaaaaactttggggttcaaattggaTGTTCTAATCATCGAATTCCCTTGTGTCCAGGTTGGTTTGCCCAACGGATTCGAGAGCTACCACATGGCCACTTCTCCTGATTTGCGGCAGAAATTCTTGAAGGCCACCACCATTCTGGAGCACCCACTTGGAGAACTTCTTCAAGAACATCGCCCTGATTGCCTTGTGGCCAGCGTGATGTTTCCGTGGGCTACTGTTGTTGCTAGGAAATTCGGCATACCAAGGCTGATTTTCCATGCAACCAGTTTCTTCTCTATATGTACCTCTGAATGTCTTAGGCTATACGAACCCCACAAAAACATTTCATCAGATTCAGAGCCATTTATTATCCCCAACTTCCCTAATGAGATCAAGCTCACGAGAAAGCAGCTGCCAGAATTATTTACACAAAAAGTTAATGATGCGGGTTTAATGGAGTTGTATAAACAAGTTATAGAAGCAGAGCTGACAAGTTATGGGGCTATTTTTAACAGCTTCTATGAGCTTGAGCCGGCTTATGCAGATTATTACAAGAGGGTACTTGGAAGGAAGGCTTGGCATATAGGCCCAGTTTCACTTTGCAATAAGGAAAATGAAGATAAAGCACGAAGAGGAAAGGAAGCCTCCATCCACGGCCATGAGTGTTTGAAATGGCTTAATTCCAAGGAACCCAATTCTGTTGTTTATGTCTGTTTTGGGAGTATGGCAAACTTCAATGATTCTCAGCTAATGGAGATTGCAATGGGTCTGGAGGCTTCTCAGCAGCAGTTCATCTGGGTtgtgaagagagaaaagaatggTGGAGGAAAAGAAGAGTGGCTGCCTGAAGGGTTTGAGAAAAGAGTGGAAGGAAATGGTCTGATTATAAGAGGTTGGGCACCCCAAGTGCTGATTCTTGATCATGAAGCAGTTGGAGGATTTGTGACTCATTGTGGGTGGAATTCAACGCTGGAAGGAGTGGCTGCAGGGGTGCCCATGGTTACATGGCCTGTGTCTGCAGAGCAGTTTTACAATGAGAAGTTGGTGACCCAAGTTTTGAGAATAGGAGTTGGTGTTGGGGCTCAACAATGGGTCAGATTTTTGGGAGATAGCATAAGAAGGGAGGCCATAGAGAAGGGGTTGCTTCGAATAATGGTTGGGGAAGAAGCAGAGGAAATGAGAAGCAGAGCAAGAGAGCTTGGGAAGATGGGAAACAGGGCTATTGAAGAAGGGGGATCCTCTTACTCTGATTTGAATGCCTTAATTGACAACCTGAGATCACACAGCTTTGCTGTTGAAGAGTAG